In Paenibacillus guangzhouensis, a single window of DNA contains:
- the nth gene encoding endonuclease III: MNNATVRHILDTIGEMFPDAHCELNHSNPFELVIAVLLSAQCTDETVNKVTVNLFQKYKKPEDYIAVPIEELEQDIRRIGLFRSKAKHIQHLCMMLLERYNGEVPKAHEKLVELPGVGRKTANVVMSNAFDVPAIAVDTHVERVSKRLGLANWKDSVLEVEKKLMRRVPEEEWTLTHHRLIFFGRYHCKAQNPKCESCPLLSICREGKKRMKPIQVRKDKD, encoded by the coding sequence ATGAATAACGCGACCGTGAGGCATATACTGGATACCATTGGTGAAATGTTCCCTGATGCGCATTGTGAATTGAATCATTCAAATCCGTTCGAACTCGTAATCGCCGTACTGCTGTCAGCGCAGTGTACGGATGAGACGGTGAATAAGGTAACTGTGAATTTGTTCCAGAAATATAAGAAGCCTGAGGACTATATCGCGGTGCCTATTGAAGAATTAGAGCAAGATATTCGCCGGATTGGATTATTTCGGAGTAAAGCAAAACACATTCAACACTTGTGCATGATGCTACTAGAGCGTTATAATGGCGAAGTGCCCAAAGCGCATGAGAAGCTTGTGGAGCTCCCAGGTGTGGGTCGAAAGACAGCGAATGTCGTCATGTCGAACGCTTTTGATGTTCCGGCGATCGCTGTGGATACACATGTTGAACGTGTATCCAAACGACTTGGTCTTGCGAATTGGAAGGATTCCGTGCTTGAAGTGGAGAAAAAATTGATGCGCCGCGTACCGGAGGAAGAATGGACGTTAACGCATCATAGACTCATATTTTTCGGTCGATATCACTGCAAAGCGCAGAACCCGAAATGTGAAAGTTGTCCGTTACTCAGCATTTGCCGTGAAGGTAAAAAACGTATGAAACCTATCCAAGTAAGGAAAGATAAGGATTAA
- a CDS encoding S-layer homology domain-containing protein, producing the protein MSKKFVTLFLSAVLVFGAAGSAYAAVTPANGNTSSTSTSNSKDNSTSSTNKENTGTSNTNNTSNTSNTSNTGNTNSTNNAGNTGTGSSNTSVGSGSALFSDVKSGFWAEKHITKLALEKILLGNNGKFRPNDPVTQQEAVTMAIRYMNLEKEVDTTNSVAFQSGFVVDNYFKPYVALAFSKGLLDKNEEMTPSGSKEAWGSKKASREWITKILVRALNKQAEAKLAMNKATTFADNSKISPSMLGYINVALDLKLTTGMEGNKFNPAGNVTRAQLATFFSRGDQHTNIQYDNVYQGVITNLTDSNLSLYGEDGKIHNFTLKGTSYYTADSETSVPASTVQAYTKVKVIDTQGTAGYVEVIDSKIQLESVEGKFQRLHSTGTKFTVLSSDDYVTYDFDAGTAFLDQNGKAISAKDLAPDSTLDIKRETFSGQKKVVLVQVKSAPVNKSGAGTITAIDVAKQSFKVRDASNVEETLTLSSDAMLLYQDQILKSLSEVKVNDVISYVVKNGQVTQLEVKQTSARTVRGTLINISTANKLVTYVKEGTSRPEVNLLADKVEVVVDGIKTPTIADLIADDTNGDVIEMTITPDDRISKIQVVGRKMEQMQELTVAGYNTKLQLLTATNAKGKAFSFYVTDTTKFDFGTGNVTLKDLEAQLPEKTKVNLTVLGDKVLTLQKVYKYDGKLLSLDTWKQTLTLLTDAGQTMTLSYDSSAVVFVYGKSTGTSLSDVKVGDMISAQLRTTQDKVGRISIKSQAQFEVYSVDASKNMLKIKSSTGYIEQVNDGVALLDENGAVLKASDFAQGQIVNVNFSGNVPELVRKVTLTYGKVESIDAANAKITLKDFSGQKKEMKLTANYQIVRNQAISTNINSLSTSDRVEVRLDADGNTVVRVLDTLSRKFNRYTASSNEIYVQRASLSDNNYKFNFVTNVYVHKGDSLLNLQSLTEGDQIILVFNNNQVIEIEKL; encoded by the coding sequence ATGTCTAAAAAGTTCGTCACGCTGTTTCTATCAGCGGTTCTCGTATTTGGTGCGGCAGGAAGTGCATATGCGGCAGTCACGCCAGCAAACGGGAATACATCATCTACGTCAACATCGAATAGCAAAGATAATTCGACATCAAGTACAAATAAAGAAAATACAGGAACGAGCAACACCAATAACACAAGCAACACAAGCAACACAAGCAACACCGGAAATACCAACAGCACCAATAATGCAGGAAATACAGGGACAGGGTCCTCCAATACATCCGTAGGCAGCGGAAGCGCCTTGTTCAGCGATGTGAAGAGCGGGTTCTGGGCAGAGAAGCATATTACGAAGCTAGCGCTTGAGAAAATTCTACTTGGGAACAACGGGAAATTCAGACCGAATGATCCGGTTACCCAACAAGAAGCGGTAACGATGGCGATTCGCTATATGAATCTGGAGAAAGAAGTGGATACAACGAACTCAGTCGCATTCCAGAGCGGATTCGTTGTTGACAACTACTTCAAGCCTTATGTTGCGCTAGCCTTCTCCAAAGGACTTCTGGACAAAAATGAAGAAATGACGCCATCCGGTTCCAAAGAGGCATGGGGTTCGAAAAAAGCATCGCGTGAATGGATTACGAAAATTCTCGTGCGTGCTTTGAATAAGCAAGCGGAAGCGAAGCTCGCGATGAATAAAGCGACGACGTTTGCCGATAACAGCAAGATCTCGCCTTCGATGTTAGGCTATATTAACGTAGCCCTTGATTTGAAGCTGACAACCGGGATGGAAGGCAATAAATTCAATCCTGCGGGTAACGTCACTCGCGCGCAATTAGCGACGTTCTTCAGCCGTGGGGATCAACATACGAACATCCAGTATGACAATGTATATCAAGGTGTTATTACGAATTTGACGGATTCGAATCTTAGTCTATATGGGGAAGATGGCAAAATTCATAATTTCACCCTCAAAGGAACTTCCTACTACACAGCAGATTCCGAGACTTCGGTACCCGCATCAACAGTACAAGCCTATACGAAAGTCAAAGTCATTGATACGCAAGGCACAGCAGGTTATGTTGAGGTGATCGATTCGAAGATCCAGCTCGAGTCCGTTGAGGGTAAATTCCAACGCTTACACAGCACAGGCACGAAATTTACGGTGCTCAGCAGCGATGATTATGTGACCTATGATTTTGATGCAGGAACCGCATTCTTGGATCAGAATGGTAAAGCCATCTCTGCGAAGGATCTTGCGCCAGATAGTACATTAGATATTAAACGTGAGACATTCTCTGGACAGAAGAAAGTCGTATTAGTACAAGTGAAATCGGCTCCCGTGAATAAATCAGGCGCTGGTACGATAACGGCAATTGATGTTGCCAAGCAGAGCTTTAAGGTGAGAGATGCATCGAATGTGGAAGAGACATTGACGCTCTCGTCGGATGCGATGTTGCTCTACCAGGATCAAATCCTGAAGAGCTTGTCGGAAGTCAAAGTCAACGACGTGATCTCCTATGTCGTGAAGAACGGCCAAGTGACACAGCTCGAAGTGAAGCAGACGAGCGCAAGAACCGTCCGCGGTACCTTGATCAACATCAGCACGGCGAACAAACTCGTTACCTACGTGAAGGAAGGGACTTCCCGTCCGGAAGTAAATCTCCTTGCAGACAAAGTTGAAGTCGTCGTAGACGGCATCAAGACGCCTACAATTGCTGACCTGATCGCAGATGATACGAACGGCGACGTGATCGAAATGACGATTACGCCGGATGATCGGATTTCCAAAATTCAAGTGGTTGGCCGTAAAATGGAGCAGATGCAGGAATTAACGGTCGCGGGTTATAATACGAAGCTGCAATTGTTGACTGCAACGAACGCGAAGGGCAAAGCATTCTCCTTCTATGTGACAGATACGACGAAATTTGATTTTGGCACAGGAAATGTTACCCTGAAAGACCTTGAGGCACAGCTTCCTGAGAAGACAAAAGTCAATCTGACGGTTCTTGGCGATAAAGTACTAACGCTGCAAAAAGTATATAAATACGACGGGAAGCTGCTTAGCCTTGATACATGGAAACAGACGCTAACGCTTCTAACGGATGCAGGTCAGACAATGACCTTGTCGTATGATAGCTCAGCTGTCGTATTCGTCTATGGTAAGAGTACAGGGACATCGCTGTCGGATGTGAAAGTTGGCGATATGATCTCGGCGCAGCTTCGTACGACGCAGGATAAAGTTGGGCGCATCTCGATCAAATCCCAAGCGCAATTCGAAGTTTACTCTGTCGACGCAAGCAAAAATATGCTAAAAATTAAATCAAGCACAGGATATATCGAACAAGTAAATGATGGGGTAGCTTTGCTAGACGAGAACGGTGCAGTGCTCAAAGCATCGGATTTTGCGCAAGGCCAAATCGTAAATGTGAATTTTTCAGGAAATGTTCCAGAATTGGTTCGCAAAGTAACACTCACTTATGGTAAAGTGGAATCTATTGATGCGGCGAACGCCAAAATTACGCTGAAAGACTTCTCCGGTCAGAAGAAAGAAATGAAACTGACGGCGAATTATCAGATTGTTCGCAATCAAGCGATCAGTACGAACATTAATAGCTTATCGACATCAGATCGTGTCGAAGTGCGTCTTGATGCGGATGGAAATACGGTGGTACGTGTCTTGGATACGCTCAGCCGCAAATTTAACCGCTACACTGCTTCGTCCAATGAAATTTATGTGCAACGCGCATCGTTATCCGATAACAACTATAAGTTCAATTTCGTGACGAATGTGTATGTGCATAAAGGCGATTCTTTGCTGAATCTGCAGTCCTTAACAGAAGGGGATCAGATTATCCTCGTCTTCAACAATAATCAAGTCATTGAGATTGAGAAATTGTAG
- a CDS encoding GerMN domain-containing protein translates to MKKTILVLSALLLTIAIAAGCGQKSADPKPGDKPQVEQPAEQTLKIQSFYTDDQILNLVPQDKEIKFTDVKDKYLAALKTLQHADDEKLIALWDQSEFLSATLSDDGALTVDVKIPENAHLGASGEDLALQAVLKTSFQFDEVKTVDILVEGQSVDTLMGHVELEHPFSRN, encoded by the coding sequence TTGAAAAAAACGATTCTAGTACTTAGCGCATTATTATTAACGATAGCCATTGCAGCAGGATGCGGACAGAAGTCAGCCGATCCGAAGCCAGGCGATAAACCGCAGGTTGAGCAGCCGGCTGAACAGACGTTGAAGATTCAGTCATTCTACACGGACGATCAAATCTTGAATCTCGTGCCGCAGGACAAAGAGATTAAATTCACGGACGTGAAGGACAAGTACCTTGCAGCACTCAAGACGTTGCAGCATGCGGATGACGAGAAGCTGATTGCACTGTGGGATCAATCGGAATTTCTGTCAGCAACGCTTAGCGATGATGGTGCATTAACCGTGGATGTGAAAATCCCGGAGAACGCGCATCTTGGCGCATCGGGGGAAGATCTGGCGCTGCAAGCGGTGCTTAAGACAAGCTTTCAGTTCGATGAAGTAAAAACCGTGGATATTCTTGTCGAAGGCCAATCTGTCGATACATTGATGGGTCATGTCGAATTAGAGCATCCTTTTAGCAGAAATTAA
- a CDS encoding N-acetylmuramoyl-L-alanine amidase family protein, with protein sequence MLFTLPSLSHASAGLHLYLNGVSLSPSAETQMVKSTTMIPIRVVVEELGFQVDWDKKTRTVTIHNDKKTIQLVVSQKWATVDGKKVNLDVAPMIKSDTTLVPLRFVGETMGLVVNWENETKSVYLFTSDAGSEVTEPKPPVTKPEPDPGGTTGDGTKDEGNNSSNNGNAGNGSKNEDLSEIQTMSFEDNRLIIGVSKGDLKPTQQRLTSPDRIVVDIPNAKFSEAFNTTQNFSSNGQAEFIVQDHPVVNKIRYSQYSDSPATIRVVIDMKKSQNFSVSTTKDPNTVVVDLNDGGTTDPGTGTDPGTQPPHSGKYIVVIDAGHGAKDPGAISLNKRNEKDFNLAQALKVAEVFKNDPDVEIILTRTDDTFLELKDRVAFAKQHQANLFVSIHANSINKSSISGTETYYSRDDESKAFAQVMHNNLVKGTGLPDRGVRKQSLHVTRETNMPACLLEVGYLTNATDESALYKEDFQYRVAQSIKDGIKQYLGLQS encoded by the coding sequence ATGTTGTTCACGTTACCGAGTCTGAGTCATGCGAGTGCGGGATTACATTTGTATCTCAATGGTGTGTCACTCTCGCCGTCCGCAGAAACGCAGATGGTTAAGAGTACGACAATGATTCCAATTCGTGTCGTCGTTGAGGAGCTTGGCTTCCAGGTAGACTGGGATAAGAAGACGCGCACGGTAACTATACATAATGACAAGAAGACAATACAACTCGTAGTGTCCCAGAAATGGGCGACAGTAGATGGCAAGAAAGTCAACCTCGATGTAGCACCTATGATCAAGTCGGATACAACGCTCGTTCCACTGCGTTTCGTTGGCGAGACGATGGGGCTTGTAGTAAACTGGGAGAATGAGACGAAATCAGTCTATCTCTTCACATCGGATGCCGGGTCTGAAGTGACAGAACCGAAGCCGCCAGTAACCAAACCGGAACCGGATCCAGGCGGTACAACAGGGGATGGAACCAAAGACGAAGGGAACAATTCTTCGAATAATGGTAACGCAGGCAACGGTTCGAAGAACGAAGATTTGTCCGAGATCCAGACGATGTCCTTTGAAGACAATCGATTAATTATTGGCGTCAGCAAAGGTGACCTGAAGCCAACGCAGCAGCGGCTGACAAGTCCTGATCGCATCGTCGTTGATATTCCGAACGCGAAGTTCTCGGAGGCTTTCAATACCACGCAGAATTTCTCATCGAACGGGCAAGCGGAGTTCATCGTTCAAGATCATCCGGTGGTCAATAAAATTCGTTACTCGCAATACAGTGACAGTCCAGCAACCATTCGGGTCGTGATTGACATGAAGAAGAGCCAGAATTTCTCCGTCTCTACGACGAAGGATCCGAACACCGTGGTAGTTGATTTGAACGACGGTGGGACGACAGACCCGGGCACAGGAACGGATCCTGGAACGCAGCCTCCGCACTCTGGCAAATATATCGTTGTGATTGATGCAGGGCATGGTGCGAAGGATCCTGGAGCTATCAGCCTTAATAAGCGGAATGAGAAGGATTTTAATCTTGCACAGGCGCTGAAGGTGGCAGAAGTGTTCAAGAACGATCCTGACGTAGAGATTATTCTCACACGTACAGACGATACGTTCTTGGAACTTAAAGATCGTGTTGCGTTTGCGAAGCAGCATCAAGCGAACTTATTTGTATCGATCCATGCGAACAGTATTAACAAGTCGTCGATCAGTGGTACGGAGACGTATTATTCCCGAGATGATGAGAGTAAGGCATTTGCGCAAGTGATGCACAACAACCTTGTAAAAGGCACCGGACTCCCGGACCGAGGCGTACGCAAGCAAAGTCTGCATGTGACACGTGAGACGAATATGCCGGCATGTTTGCTAGAGGTAGGTTATTTAACGAATGCAACAGATGAATCGGCTCTCTACAAGGAAGACTTCCAGTATCGTGTGGCCCAATCCATTAAAGATGGGATTAAACAATATTTGGGATTACAGTCCTAA